The following coding sequences lie in one Streptomyces sp. NBC_00510 genomic window:
- a CDS encoding ATP-binding protein — MTTTDRLGPEQLRTLFLFESLGEKELDWLGEQGRVERVPANNPVYAEGDPATCFYVLLSGTVSLGRLVHGDVVEVNRTDLRGVYAGATQAYLGDRVEQTYPNSLKAVTDCEFFVIPAEEFAGAMRSWFPMAVHLLEGAFFGYRKQNTIVGERERLLALGSLSAGLTHELNNPAAAAVRATSALRDRVAGMRHKLAMIADGRLDTRQLHQLVELQDAAIKRMASAPERSALEAADAEDELTDWLEDHGVNGSWELSSTLVAGGVDAEWLDSVVDAVGEDRLEAAIRWLTYTLDTELLMGEIDDAVTRISGLVGAAKQYSQLDRAPQQTVDVHALLDATLTMLHAKIPGGVRVVKEYDRSLPQIQAYGAELNQVWTNLIVNALDAMDGSGTLTLRSSWDGPDRLVVEVGDTGPGISPEIRPRIFEPFFTTKPVGEGTGLGLDISYRIVVNKHHGDIRVASSPGDTRFTVCLPVAQPERQPGDAERTG, encoded by the coding sequence GTGACCACGACGGACCGGCTCGGGCCGGAGCAGCTGCGGACCCTGTTCCTGTTCGAGTCGCTCGGCGAGAAGGAACTGGACTGGCTGGGCGAACAGGGCCGGGTGGAGCGGGTCCCGGCGAACAACCCCGTCTACGCCGAGGGCGATCCGGCGACCTGCTTCTACGTGCTGCTCAGCGGCACGGTGTCGCTGGGCCGCCTGGTCCACGGCGACGTGGTGGAGGTCAACCGCACCGACCTGCGCGGCGTGTACGCCGGGGCGACGCAGGCGTACCTCGGGGACCGGGTGGAGCAGACGTACCCCAACTCGCTGAAGGCGGTCACCGACTGCGAGTTCTTCGTGATCCCGGCCGAGGAGTTCGCCGGGGCGATGCGCTCGTGGTTCCCGATGGCGGTGCACCTGCTGGAGGGGGCGTTCTTCGGCTACCGCAAGCAGAACACGATCGTCGGGGAGCGCGAGCGGCTGCTGGCGCTGGGCTCGCTGTCCGCCGGGCTCACCCATGAGCTGAACAATCCGGCCGCCGCCGCGGTGCGCGCCACCTCGGCGCTGCGCGACCGGGTGGCCGGCATGCGGCACAAGCTGGCGATGATCGCGGACGGCCGGCTCGACACCCGGCAGCTGCACCAGCTGGTCGAGCTGCAGGACGCCGCGATCAAGCGCATGGCGTCGGCGCCCGAGCGGTCGGCGCTGGAGGCGGCCGACGCCGAGGACGAGCTGACGGACTGGCTCGAGGACCACGGCGTCAACGGCTCCTGGGAGCTGTCCTCGACGCTGGTCGCGGGCGGGGTGGACGCCGAGTGGCTGGACTCCGTGGTCGACGCGGTCGGCGAGGACCGGCTGGAGGCGGCGATCCGCTGGCTCACGTACACCCTCGACACCGAACTGCTCATGGGCGAGATCGACGACGCCGTCACCAGGATCTCCGGACTGGTGGGGGCCGCGAAGCAGTACTCGCAGCTCGACCGGGCGCCGCAGCAGACGGTGGACGTCCACGCGCTGCTCGACGCGACGCTCACGATGCTCCACGCGAAGATCCCCGGCGGGGTGCGGGTCGTGAAGGAGTACGACCGCAGCCTGCCGCAGATCCAGGCGTACGGCGCCGAGCTCAACCAGGTGTGGACCAACCTCATCGTCAACGCCCTGGACGCCATGGACGGTTCGGGCACCCTGACGCTGCGCAGCTCGTGGGACGGCCCGGACCGCCTGGTGGTGGAGGTGGGCGACACCGGTCCCGGCATCTCCCCGGAGATCCGGCCGCGGATCTTCGAGCCGTTCTTCACCACCAAGCCGGTGGGCGAGGGCACCGGCTTG